Proteins encoded in a region of the Syngnathus typhle isolate RoL2023-S1 ecotype Sweden linkage group LG20, RoL_Styp_1.0, whole genome shotgun sequence genome:
- the LOC133144486 gene encoding phosphatidylinositol 4-kinase beta-like isoform X1, producing the protein MADTRVSFSPALRLLQLSPGHTPAPAPAPPSSSPTAFSCPSSPSSASSSSSSSSRYSESCSDCPTRRQRRRRPAPRPQPAHDERPSSLSASPRSSSPGGSSASLSSDVPDPAPAPSTPTEKELQVIDTEVALKACQEVLLKVQTQQQDGAIQEEDEERRTDVCDLSPASDRSSWLLRLFQSKLFDASMAVAYLFKSKEPGVQAYIGNRLFGFPPSDVDFYLPQLLSMYVHMDGEVGDAIRPYLVHRCSGSIVFSLLCAWLLGAYSSDMHISAQRHSRGARLRKLILSDQLRPPAATTAAPASPCSSPGASPSPRGHQRSATTCSGLGGALRRTESNPKVEVQEPERLRPQRELVKSLLVIGRRLASLPGKEQKTQRLISELSLLNHKLPARVWLPTSDFQHHVVRIPHTQAAVLNSKDKAPYIIYVEVLECENFETSPVPIRIPETRIHSARSADNLDCNADTTACAGATGGSLSGVHNYDNDDDAWATDDIGQLQVEVQTSSSDNLSQFSLDSLTSVESREMFVAAGDIRRRLSENLAQTPTSFRKDPEDPSAVALKEPWEDKVRRIQETSPYGHLSGWHLLPVIVKCGDDLRQELLAYQVLTQLQAIWRQERVPLWIKPYKILVMSSDSGMIEPVLNAVSLHQVRKQSQLSLLKFFLQEHGSFTTEQFLKAQRNFVQSCAGYSLVCYLLQVKDRHNGNILLDSEGHIIHIDFGFILSSSPRNLGFETSAFKLTDDFVEVMGGLNGDMFVYYKMLMLQGMIAARKHMDKVLHMVEIMQQGSHLACFQGSGTIRGLKERFHMSLTEEQLQLLVERMVDGSVRSITTKLYDSFQYMVNGIM; encoded by the exons ATGGCCGACACCCGAGTTTCGTTCTCTCCTGCTCTGCGTCTGCTCCAGCTAAGCCCCGGCCACACGCCAGCGCCTGCACCCGCACCCCCGTCCTCGTCCCCTACCGCCTTTTCGTGCCCGTCATCCCCCTCCAGCGCCTCGTCGTCATCCTCATCGTCATCACGTTATTCCGAGAGTTGTTCGGACTGCCCGACTCGTCGGCAGCGCCGCCGGCGCCCAGCGCCCCGCCCTCAGCCGGCCCATGATGAGCGCCCGTCCTCGCTCAGCGCCAGTCCCCGCAGCTCCAGCCCCGGTGGCAGCAGTGCCAGCCTCAGCAGCGACGTCCCCGACCCCGCGCCCGCCCCCTCGACCCCCACTGAGAAGGAGCTCCAAG TGATTGACACGGAGGTGGCGCTGAAGGCGTGCCAGGAAGTTCTGCTGAAAGTCCAAACGCAGCAGCAGGACGGCGCCATCcaagaggaggacgaggagcggCGGACAGACGTGTGCGACCTCTCCCCTGCCTCCGATCGCTCGTCGTGGCTACTGCGCCTGTTCCAGTCCAAACTATTTGATGCGTCCATGGCGGTGGCGTACCTGTTCAAGTCAAAAGAGCCCGGCGTGCAGGCTTACATCGGGAACCGCCTCTTTGGCTTTCCACCCTCTGATGTGGACTTTTACTTGCCGCAGCTGCTAAGCATGTACGTGCACATGGATGGCGAGGTGGGCGACGCCATCCGACCGTACCTG GTGCACCGCTGCAGCGGCAGCATCGTCTTCTCGCTGCTGTGTGCGTGGCTGCTGGGCGCCTACTCGTCTGACATGCACATCTCGGCACAGCGACATTCCCGAGGGGCCAGACTGCGAAAACTCATTCTGTCCGACCAGCTACGGCCTCCCGCTGCCACCACCGCCGCCCCAGCTTCGCCATGCTCCTCACCAGGCGCGTCACCCTCCCCAAGGGGCCACCAGAGATCCGCTACCACGTGCAGCGGACTGGGTGGTGCCCTGCGCAGGACAGAAAGTAACCCCAAAGTGGAGGTGCAGGAG CCGGAGCGTCTGCGTCCTCAGCGCGAGCTGGTCAAGTCTCTGCTGGTGATCGGTCGCCGACTGGCCTCGCTGCCCGGCAAGGAGCAGAAGACGCAGCGTCTCATCTCGGAACTGTCACTGCTCAACCACAAGCTTCCCGCCAGAGTTTGGCTGCCCACGTCCGACTTTCAGCACCACGTGGTCAGGATTCCCCACACGCAAGCTGCCGTGCTCAACTCCAAAGACAAG GCTCCGTACATCATCTACGTGGAGGTGCTGGAGTGCGAAAACTTTGAAACGTCGCCCGTGCCTATCCGCATCCCCGAGACTCGGATCCACTCCGCCCGCTCCGCCGACAACCTCGACTGCAATGCGGACACCACCGCTTGCGCCGGTGCCACAGGCGGAAGCCTGTCTGGTGTCCACAACTACGACAACGACGATGACGCCTGGGCCACCGACGATATCGGACAGCTACAGGTAGAG GTTCAGACAAGTAGCAGTGACAACCTGAGTCAATTTTCGCTGGACAGCCTGACCAGCGTGGAGAGCAGGGAGATGTTTGTCGCCGCCGGAGATATCAG ACGCCGCCTGTCGGAGAACCTGGCCCAGACCCCCACTTCTTTCAGGAAAGACCCCGAGGATCCCTCGGCCGTCGCCCTCAAAGAGCCCTGGGAGGACAAAGTCAG GCGTATCCAGGAGACGTCCCCGTACGGCCACCTCTCTGGCTGGCATCTCCTTCCCGTCATCGTCAAGTGCGGAGACGACCTGAGACAAGAACTTTTGGCCTATCAGGTGCTCACCCAGCTACAG GCCATCTGGCGTCAGGAGCGAGTCCCTCTGTGGATCAAACCTTACAAGATCCTGGTGATGTCATCAGACAGCGGGATGATTGAACCTGTCCTCAACGCCGTCTCCCTGCATCAG gtGCGCAAGCAGAGTCAGCTGTCGCTGCTGAAGTTCTTCCTGCAGGAACACGGCAGCTTCACCACCGAACAGTTCCTCAAAGCCCAGAGGAATTTCGTGCAGAGCTGCGCCGGCTACAGCCTTGTCTGTTACCTCCTGCAAGTCAAAGACAG GCACAACGGCAACATCCTCCTGGACTCAGAAGGTCACATCATTCACATCGACTTTGGCTTCATCTTGTCCAGCTCTCCACGCAATCTCGGTTTCGAGACGTCCGCCTTTAAGCTGACCGACGACTTTGTGGAG GTGATGGGCGGCCTGAATGGCGACATGTTTGTCTACTACAAGATGCTGATGCTGCAGGGGATGATCGCGGCCAGGAAGCACATGGACAAGGTGTTGCACATGGTGGAGATCATGCAGCAAG GATCGCACCTGGCTTGCTTCCAGGGCTCGGGGACCATCCGCGGCCTGAAGGAGCGTTTCCACATGAGCCTGACGGAGGAGCAGCTGCAGCTGCTGGTGGAGCGAATGGTGGACGGCTCCGTGCGCTCCATCACCACCAAACTCTACGACTCCTTCCAGTACATGGTCAACGGCATCATGTGA
- the LOC133144486 gene encoding phosphatidylinositol 4-kinase beta-like isoform X2: protein MADTRVSFSPALRLLQLSPGHTPAPAPAPPSSSPTAFSCPSSPSSASSSSSSSSRYSESCSDCPTRRQRRRRPAPRPQPAHDERPSSLSASPRSSSPGGSSASLSSDVPDPAPAPSTPTEKELQVIDTEVALKACQEVLLKVQTQQQDGAIQEEDEERRTDVCDLSPASDRSSWLLRLFQSKLFDASMAVAYLFKSKEPGVQAYIGNRLFGFPPSDVDFYLPQLLSMYVHMDGEVGDAIRPYLVHRCSGSIVFSLLCAWLLGAYSSDMHISAQRHSRGARLRKLILSDQLRPPAATTAAPASPCSSPGASPSPRGHQRSATTCSGLGGALRRTESNPKVEVQEPERLRPQRELVKSLLVIGRRLASLPGKEQKTQRLISELSLLNHKLPARVWLPTSDFQHHVVRIPHTQAAVLNSKDKAPYIIYVEVLECENFETSPVPIRIPETRIHSARSADNLDCNADTTACAGATGGSLSGVHNYDNDDDAWATDDIGQLQVETSSSDNLSQFSLDSLTSVESREMFVAAGDIRRRLSENLAQTPTSFRKDPEDPSAVALKEPWEDKVRRIQETSPYGHLSGWHLLPVIVKCGDDLRQELLAYQVLTQLQAIWRQERVPLWIKPYKILVMSSDSGMIEPVLNAVSLHQVRKQSQLSLLKFFLQEHGSFTTEQFLKAQRNFVQSCAGYSLVCYLLQVKDRHNGNILLDSEGHIIHIDFGFILSSSPRNLGFETSAFKLTDDFVEVMGGLNGDMFVYYKMLMLQGMIAARKHMDKVLHMVEIMQQGSHLACFQGSGTIRGLKERFHMSLTEEQLQLLVERMVDGSVRSITTKLYDSFQYMVNGIM from the exons ATGGCCGACACCCGAGTTTCGTTCTCTCCTGCTCTGCGTCTGCTCCAGCTAAGCCCCGGCCACACGCCAGCGCCTGCACCCGCACCCCCGTCCTCGTCCCCTACCGCCTTTTCGTGCCCGTCATCCCCCTCCAGCGCCTCGTCGTCATCCTCATCGTCATCACGTTATTCCGAGAGTTGTTCGGACTGCCCGACTCGTCGGCAGCGCCGCCGGCGCCCAGCGCCCCGCCCTCAGCCGGCCCATGATGAGCGCCCGTCCTCGCTCAGCGCCAGTCCCCGCAGCTCCAGCCCCGGTGGCAGCAGTGCCAGCCTCAGCAGCGACGTCCCCGACCCCGCGCCCGCCCCCTCGACCCCCACTGAGAAGGAGCTCCAAG TGATTGACACGGAGGTGGCGCTGAAGGCGTGCCAGGAAGTTCTGCTGAAAGTCCAAACGCAGCAGCAGGACGGCGCCATCcaagaggaggacgaggagcggCGGACAGACGTGTGCGACCTCTCCCCTGCCTCCGATCGCTCGTCGTGGCTACTGCGCCTGTTCCAGTCCAAACTATTTGATGCGTCCATGGCGGTGGCGTACCTGTTCAAGTCAAAAGAGCCCGGCGTGCAGGCTTACATCGGGAACCGCCTCTTTGGCTTTCCACCCTCTGATGTGGACTTTTACTTGCCGCAGCTGCTAAGCATGTACGTGCACATGGATGGCGAGGTGGGCGACGCCATCCGACCGTACCTG GTGCACCGCTGCAGCGGCAGCATCGTCTTCTCGCTGCTGTGTGCGTGGCTGCTGGGCGCCTACTCGTCTGACATGCACATCTCGGCACAGCGACATTCCCGAGGGGCCAGACTGCGAAAACTCATTCTGTCCGACCAGCTACGGCCTCCCGCTGCCACCACCGCCGCCCCAGCTTCGCCATGCTCCTCACCAGGCGCGTCACCCTCCCCAAGGGGCCACCAGAGATCCGCTACCACGTGCAGCGGACTGGGTGGTGCCCTGCGCAGGACAGAAAGTAACCCCAAAGTGGAGGTGCAGGAG CCGGAGCGTCTGCGTCCTCAGCGCGAGCTGGTCAAGTCTCTGCTGGTGATCGGTCGCCGACTGGCCTCGCTGCCCGGCAAGGAGCAGAAGACGCAGCGTCTCATCTCGGAACTGTCACTGCTCAACCACAAGCTTCCCGCCAGAGTTTGGCTGCCCACGTCCGACTTTCAGCACCACGTGGTCAGGATTCCCCACACGCAAGCTGCCGTGCTCAACTCCAAAGACAAG GCTCCGTACATCATCTACGTGGAGGTGCTGGAGTGCGAAAACTTTGAAACGTCGCCCGTGCCTATCCGCATCCCCGAGACTCGGATCCACTCCGCCCGCTCCGCCGACAACCTCGACTGCAATGCGGACACCACCGCTTGCGCCGGTGCCACAGGCGGAAGCCTGTCTGGTGTCCACAACTACGACAACGACGATGACGCCTGGGCCACCGACGATATCGGACAGCTACAGGTAGAG ACAAGTAGCAGTGACAACCTGAGTCAATTTTCGCTGGACAGCCTGACCAGCGTGGAGAGCAGGGAGATGTTTGTCGCCGCCGGAGATATCAG ACGCCGCCTGTCGGAGAACCTGGCCCAGACCCCCACTTCTTTCAGGAAAGACCCCGAGGATCCCTCGGCCGTCGCCCTCAAAGAGCCCTGGGAGGACAAAGTCAG GCGTATCCAGGAGACGTCCCCGTACGGCCACCTCTCTGGCTGGCATCTCCTTCCCGTCATCGTCAAGTGCGGAGACGACCTGAGACAAGAACTTTTGGCCTATCAGGTGCTCACCCAGCTACAG GCCATCTGGCGTCAGGAGCGAGTCCCTCTGTGGATCAAACCTTACAAGATCCTGGTGATGTCATCAGACAGCGGGATGATTGAACCTGTCCTCAACGCCGTCTCCCTGCATCAG gtGCGCAAGCAGAGTCAGCTGTCGCTGCTGAAGTTCTTCCTGCAGGAACACGGCAGCTTCACCACCGAACAGTTCCTCAAAGCCCAGAGGAATTTCGTGCAGAGCTGCGCCGGCTACAGCCTTGTCTGTTACCTCCTGCAAGTCAAAGACAG GCACAACGGCAACATCCTCCTGGACTCAGAAGGTCACATCATTCACATCGACTTTGGCTTCATCTTGTCCAGCTCTCCACGCAATCTCGGTTTCGAGACGTCCGCCTTTAAGCTGACCGACGACTTTGTGGAG GTGATGGGCGGCCTGAATGGCGACATGTTTGTCTACTACAAGATGCTGATGCTGCAGGGGATGATCGCGGCCAGGAAGCACATGGACAAGGTGTTGCACATGGTGGAGATCATGCAGCAAG GATCGCACCTGGCTTGCTTCCAGGGCTCGGGGACCATCCGCGGCCTGAAGGAGCGTTTCCACATGAGCCTGACGGAGGAGCAGCTGCAGCTGCTGGTGGAGCGAATGGTGGACGGCTCCGTGCGCTCCATCACCACCAAACTCTACGACTCCTTCCAGTACATGGTCAACGGCATCATGTGA